In the Nitratidesulfovibrio sp. genome, GCAAAGGCCGCCCCCCCGCGCAGGCGGGACGGGCCGGAAAGCATGGGCCGGAAGACGTAGAAGCACAGCACCGGCGGCAGGGCCATGTTGAAGGTGTTCACCCCCAGCACGGTAAGCCCGCCGAACTGGAACAGCAGCGCCTGCAACGCCAGCGCCACGAAGATGGCGGGAAAGGCGGCCCAGCCCAGCATGACCCCCAGCAGCCCGTTGAGCACGAGGTGGGCGCTGGAAGGGCCGATGGGCACGTGGATCAGCGAGGCCACGAAAAAGGCGGAGGACAGGATGGCCACGGTCATCAGGCGATCATAGTCCAGGCGCTTCAGGCCCGCCGTGACGCCAAGGGCGGCCAGCGCCGCGCCCGCGCCCAGCACCGCCGGAGAAAGCACCCCTTCCGAAATGTGCATGCATGCCTCGCGCTGTCTGCGCGCCCGTCGCGGCGCGCGGAAAATCCGGCGTCACGGGCGTGCCGAAAGGGGTAGCAGATGGCACATGGAGCGTCAACGTGCCACGAATCCGCAGGGAGTGCCGGGGGGCGGATACACCGGGCGATGATCCGGGCCAGCGGTGCCTGCCGAGCGTGCCGCAGGCTCCGGGATGGTAGCGAATGCAGGAATGCCGAAGGTTGCGTGCGGGCGACGCATACCCCCCCCCCCCCGTGGCCGTTCCAACGGAAACCGCCCCCGCACGCGCGGGGCATGCGGGGGCGGCGTTACCCGACAATGCGGTGCGTGGCGCTACATGAAGAAGACCAGCGTCACCAGGATGAACGAAGGCACCAGGATGCCGCACGACCAGGCCATGTAGCCGAAGAAGCTGGGCATCTTCACGCCTTGCTCTTCTGCGATGGAACGCACCATGAAGTTGGGTGCGTTGCCGATGTAGGTGTTGGCGCCCATGAACACGGCACCGGCGGAAATGGCCAGCAGCGTCTGGGCCATGTCGTGCATCAGGTGCGCGGCATCGCCGCCTGCGGTGTTGAAGAACACCAGGTAGGTGGGCGCGTTGTCCAGGAAGCTGGACAGCAGGCCGGTCAGCCAGAAGTACATGACGTTCACCGGCTGGCCGTCGTGGGTCACCATCTGGATCACCGAGCGCAGCGCGCCGCTCTCGCCCGCCTTCAGGATGGCGATGGCCGGAATCATGCTGACGAAGATGCCCGCGAACAGCTTGGCAACTTCCGCGATGGGGCCCCAGCTGAAATCGTTCTTGATGCGCGATACGGGGTCGGTCAGCTTCAGCGACAGCCCGGCGATGACCAGCAGGACGATGTCGCGCACGATGTTCTGCAATTCCACCGGCACGTGGTACACGACGAATTCCACACCCGGCTTCCAGAAGCCGCTCATGAGCACCGCAGCCACCACGCCGCCCAGCAGCAGCAGGTTCACGCGGCCTTCCAGGCCCAGTTTTTCACCGCTGTCCTGCTGCGGCGGCACGGGGCGGCCCTCCTTGCCGAACAGCACGGTGTCCAGCGCGAAGAACACGGCCAGCAGCAGCACGGAAACCAGCAGCATGGGCGGCAGCAGGTGAACGGTGGTCCAGAAGAACGAGACGCCCTTGAGGAAGCCGAGGAACAGCGGCGGGTCGCCCAGCGGTGTCAGCGAACCGCCGATGTTGGCCACCAGAAAGATGAAGAACACCACCGAATGCACCTTGAACTTGCGGTGGGCGTTGGCGCGCAGCAGCGGGCGGATCAGCAGCATGGCGGCGCCGGTGGTGCCCATCCAACTAGCCAGCACAGTGCCGATGGCCAGCAGCAGGGTATTGACCATGGGGGTGCCCACCAGCGAACCGGTCAGGCGCACGCCGCCCGCCACTGTGAACAGGGCGAACAGCAGGATGATGAAGGGGATGTATTCCAGCAGCAGGGTGTGCAGCACTTCGTACAGGGCCAGCGAGGCGCCGAACTTGAGGGCGAAGGGCACAAGGAAGGCCAGGCCCCAGAACGCGGAGACCTTGCCGAAGTGATGGTGCCAGAAGTGCGGCGCCACCAGGGGAAAAACGGCGATGGACAGCAGCATGCAGGCAAACGGCACCGCCCACAGGCCGCCAAGCAGCGCGCCGTCGAGGTGCGGCGCACCTGCACCGGCGGCGAACGCCATGCCCGGGAGCATGGTGGCGACGGCGGCCGCGAGGGCCATGACCGTCTTCTGGATCTGGGTCTTCACTGGGGAGCCTCCTTGGCGTCTCTTTGTATGGATTCCGTCCGGCCGGGGCACGGCGACAAGGGTGTCGTTGGCCGGGATGAATTCGTTGAGCTGATCCGTCCCTTTCGTGTCGGCGGGCGCATCCGGACGGTTCATGGTGCTGCCCTGTCACACGGCGCGGCGGACTGCGGTCCTGCGCCAACGCCTGTAGTAACGGGAGTGTGCCATCTTATCAACAGTGGCCTTTCGCGTCGGCGTTGCAGTTGGGCAACCGGCGGAAGGTACCGCCCCGCCCGTGCGGACCAGTGAGGCGCCAGCATCGCCGATGCGAGCAACGCTTCGCTCCGGTTATGGAACAACACGGTTTGATTGGTCAAGCTGGAAGGTGACTTTTGGGCCGAAGGGGGGTACACAGGTGCCCCGCGCTTCGGCGCCCCCGGCAACCTCCAGAAACCCACCGGCATACGCATGGCACCACAGATAACCCCACGGCGCATGGAACGCATCCGCCGCGTTCTCGGCTGGCGGCAGAAGGACCTGACCCTTGTGCTGGCCAACATCCACGACCCGCACAACGTTTCGGCCATCTACCGCAGTTGCGACGCCTTCGGCGTGGCCCAGGTGCACCTGTACTACACCGACACCGCCTTTCCCGTGCTGGGTCGCAAGTCGTCGGCATCCGCCCGCAAGTGGGTGGAAACGGTGCGCCATTCCGATGCGCAAAGCCTGATGCGCACCCTGAAGGAAGGCGGACACCGCGTGCTGGCCACCAGTTGCACCCCGGCTGCCAAACCGCTGGGCGACTACGACATGACGCAGCCCACCGCCATCATCATGGGCAACGAGCATTCCGGCGTGGCCCAGGAACTGGTGGATCTGGTGGACGGCGAAGTGTACATCCCCATGTACGGCATGATCCAGAGCTTCAACGTGTCGGTGGCGGCGGCGGTGCTGCTGGCCGAAGCCTCGCGCCAGCGCGTGCTGGCGGGCATGTACGACCGGCCTTCCTATCCCGAAGAGGAACTGGAGGCCCGCATAGCGGCCTGGACGGAGAAGTAGCGGGCGAGAAAACGTTGTCCCGCAAACGCGACGGCGGCGCATCCGGATGGTTCCGGGTGCGCCGCCGTCGTGTCTGGCGGATGCGGCATGGGCCGTCGCCGGGGCTGGTACCGGGGCGTCCGCCAGTCGCCCTGGCCCGGCAGGCCGGTCGTGTCATTCGCCCGCGTTACCCGTCCATGTCATCCGGTCCGTCATTCGGGCCGTCATGCGGGCCGTCGCCTTCCAGCGGCAGGCCAAGGTCGGTCAGCCACCCTTCGTACAGCGCGCCCACCTCGCGCTCGCCCGCGCGCCGTGCCCAGCGGGCCAGCCCGCGTGCTTTGCGCACCAGCGGTTCCGGGTCTTCCAGCAGGCCGGTGACATGCTCGATCTTGCGGGCCGCCTGTCCGGAAAGGTCCGGGTTGCCCGCCTGCGCCGCCACAAGCGCCAGGCGGCGGTAGCCCGGCAGGGTGGGAAAGAAGTAGCAGTGCAGCAGCCGCACGCCCGAGGCTTCAAGATACCTGCCGTGTTTTTCCAGAAACGCGGCCAGCAGTTCGTAGCCGGACGGCCACAGCGGGTCGGCCTGCAAGGCCTGCCAGCATCTGCCGGGTTCGAAATCGGCGTGGTCCGCCAGCAGCTCCGCCTCGCGCGCGGGCGGCAGGGTCAGGTAGGTTTCCAGCCACGGGGTCAGGGCCAGTTCGAAGCCGTCGCGCCTGGCCAGCTTGTGCAGGTCCGGCCCGAAGCAGCCGGAACAGCGCCGGTTGAGCCGGGCGGCGTTGGCCGCGTCGTGGTCGCGGCGTCCGGGGGTGCGGCTTTCCAGGTGGTACACCCGACTTTCCGCCACGCAGGCCACCTTCAGCCCCCGTTCGCGGATGCGCCAGCACAGTTCCAGGTCCTCGCTGCCGTTCAGGTAGCCATCGTGGAAGCCGCCGCAGTCCGCGAACAGGCCGCGTTCCATGAGCAGGGCCGCACCGGTGATGGCCTGCAACGGACGCCGCGCGGCCACCGCCGGGTGCGCCGCCGGAAAGTTGGCGTACAGGTGCTCCGTGGACAGCGACGGCGTGAAGGCGATGCCGCAGTGCTGCACCCTGTCCGTATCCGGGTAGAGCAGCAGCGGCCCCACGGCCCCCAGCCGGGTGTCGTCGTCCAGCGCGCGCAGCAGGGGCGGCAGCCAGCCGGGCGTGACCAGGGTGTCGTTGTTCAGGAACAGCAGCCTGCCCGCACGCGCCTGTGCCGCACCAAGGTTGCTGGCCACGGCGAAGCCCTTGTTTTCCGGCAGGCGGATGGGCCGGAAAAGCTCGCCGAACAGGGCGTGCCCCAGCGGCTCAAGGTCGCTGGCGGTGGCGTCGGTGGAGCCGTTGTCCACCACGATGATCTCCAGCACGCCGCCGGGGGTATGCGCGTGCAGGCTTTCCAGGCAGCCGCGCGTGAGGTCCCAGAGATTCCAGGCAGGGATGATGACGGAGACGAGGGGGGCTTTTGCGGTCATGCGATGGGACTCGTGCGCGCGGGGCGCGGTGCAGCAGGTGAGAGAGGTGGCGGCTACCCGGCGCCCGGGGCGAGCAAGGCGGACGCCAGCGCGGTGGCCTTGCGCAGCAGGTCCTGCCGGGCCAGCGCGGTGGATGCCTCGCGCGCCTGTCTGGCCTTGTTCGCCG is a window encoding:
- a CDS encoding glycosyltransferase family 2 protein, which gives rise to MTAKAPLVSVIIPAWNLWDLTRGCLESLHAHTPGGVLEIIVVDNGSTDATASDLEPLGHALFGELFRPIRLPENKGFAVASNLGAAQARAGRLLFLNNDTLVTPGWLPPLLRALDDDTRLGAVGPLLLYPDTDRVQHCGIAFTPSLSTEHLYANFPAAHPAVAARRPLQAITGAALLMERGLFADCGGFHDGYLNGSEDLELCWRIRERGLKVACVAESRVYHLESRTPGRRDHDAANAARLNRRCSGCFGPDLHKLARRDGFELALTPWLETYLTLPPAREAELLADHADFEPGRCWQALQADPLWPSGYELLAAFLEKHGRYLEASGVRLLHCYFFPTLPGYRRLALVAAQAGNPDLSGQAARKIEHVTGLLEDPEPLVRKARGLARWARRAGEREVGALYEGWLTDLGLPLEGDGPHDGPNDGPDDMDG
- a CDS encoding sodium:proton antiporter, which gives rise to MALAAAVATMLPGMAFAAGAGAPHLDGALLGGLWAVPFACMLLSIAVFPLVAPHFWHHHFGKVSAFWGLAFLVPFALKFGASLALYEVLHTLLLEYIPFIILLFALFTVAGGVRLTGSLVGTPMVNTLLLAIGTVLASWMGTTGAAMLLIRPLLRANAHRKFKVHSVVFFIFLVANIGGSLTPLGDPPLFLGFLKGVSFFWTTVHLLPPMLLVSVLLLAVFFALDTVLFGKEGRPVPPQQDSGEKLGLEGRVNLLLLGGVVAAVLMSGFWKPGVEFVVYHVPVELQNIVRDIVLLVIAGLSLKLTDPVSRIKNDFSWGPIAEVAKLFAGIFVSMIPAIAILKAGESGALRSVIQMVTHDGQPVNVMYFWLTGLLSSFLDNAPTYLVFFNTAGGDAAHLMHDMAQTLLAISAGAVFMGANTYIGNAPNFMVRSIAEEQGVKMPSFFGYMAWSCGILVPSFILVTLVFFM
- a CDS encoding TrmH family RNA methyltransferase, with amino-acid sequence MAPQITPRRMERIRRVLGWRQKDLTLVLANIHDPHNVSAIYRSCDAFGVAQVHLYYTDTAFPVLGRKSSASARKWVETVRHSDAQSLMRTLKEGGHRVLATSCTPAAKPLGDYDMTQPTAIIMGNEHSGVAQELVDLVDGEVYIPMYGMIQSFNVSVAAAVLLAEASRQRVLAGMYDRPSYPEEELEARIAAWTEK
- the cbiM gene encoding cobalt transporter CbiM — encoded protein: MHISEGVLSPAVLGAGAALAALGVTAGLKRLDYDRLMTVAILSSAFFVASLIHVPIGPSSAHLVLNGLLGVMLGWAAFPAIFVALALQALLFQFGGLTVLGVNTFNMALPPVLCFYVFRPMLSGPSRLRGGAAFACGFLSVGASALLTAVSLGLSGEAFIPAARALMLAHIPIMIAEGVVTALVVSFIARVRPEMLVFTSTAHG